The following coding sequences lie in one Candidatus Eremiobacterota bacterium genomic window:
- a CDS encoding FHA domain-containing protein produces the protein MSALLSVAADFDRQMRIGTLEITAALALVALLAARPRIRTAADIGALTPMLVHLEVIERGGRRTQQLRSPFELGRARDAEVFLHDSEVSRRHARFESHNGAIYVEDLGSRNGTFLNGRRIDEAIEIRVGDEIDIGTTRLVVRSVRPA, from the coding sequence ATGAGCGCTCTGCTGAGCGTAGCGGCGGACTTCGACCGGCAGATGCGGATCGGAACGTTGGAAATCACGGCAGCTCTCGCGCTTGTGGCACTGCTGGCGGCCCGGCCCCGCATTCGCACCGCCGCGGACATTGGTGCATTAACGCCGATGCTCGTGCATTTGGAGGTCATCGAGCGAGGGGGGCGCCGCACACAGCAGCTTCGCTCTCCCTTCGAGCTGGGCCGCGCGCGTGACGCGGAAGTCTTCCTGCACGACTCCGAGGTCAGCCGTCGCCACGCGCGTTTCGAGAGCCATAACGGCGCGATCTATGTCGAAGATTTGGGAAGCCGCAATGGAACGTTCTTGAATGGACGGCGCATCGACGAAGCGATCGAGATTCGGGTAGGCGACGAGATCGATATCGGCACGACCCGGCTGGTCGTGCGATCGGTGCGGCCGGCGTGA
- a CDS encoding DUF3662 domain-containing protein — translation MSFLAKIEHFCSALIERAFAKTFPSDLEPAQIARKLVATMEAQTRDDEGRLHAPGSYGVYVSPPDFERLAEHQTYLERAWADLLRNLAKKVGIAFDEGKATVTMSARSTVPLGAIEITLAGEAETSRRYRLRTLEGVPPDGLYSIERIARIGRSEESEILLFDPGVSRAHAVVEVTAGQAIVRDLGSTNGTFVNGRRVETRQLRDGDELRFGSTLMRFETR, via the coding sequence GTGAGCTTTCTGGCGAAAATCGAGCACTTCTGCTCGGCGTTGATCGAGCGCGCGTTTGCTAAAACATTTCCCAGCGACCTCGAGCCTGCTCAGATCGCGCGCAAACTCGTCGCGACCATGGAAGCGCAAACGCGTGACGACGAAGGGCGCCTTCACGCCCCGGGATCGTACGGCGTCTACGTAAGCCCCCCGGACTTCGAGCGCCTGGCCGAACATCAAACGTATCTCGAACGCGCATGGGCCGATCTTTTGCGCAATCTGGCGAAAAAGGTTGGGATCGCGTTCGACGAGGGCAAAGCGACGGTTACGATGTCGGCCCGTTCGACGGTGCCGTTGGGAGCCATCGAGATTACCCTCGCGGGCGAGGCCGAGACATCACGAAGGTACCGTCTGCGCACGCTCGAGGGGGTTCCGCCCGACGGGCTGTATTCGATCGAGCGCATAGCACGCATCGGGCGAAGCGAAGAGAGCGAGATTCTGCTGTTCGATCCCGGCGTTTCACGCGCGCACGCTGTCGTCGAAGTTACGGCCGGTCAAGCGATCGTGCGCGATCTTGGCTCGACGAATGGAACGTTCGTGAATGGACGCCGCGTGGAGACTCGGCAGTTACGCGATGGCGACGAGCTTCGGTTCGGCAGCACGCTGATGCGATTCGAGACGCGATGA